In the Mya arenaria isolate MELC-2E11 chromosome 11, ASM2691426v1 genome, one interval contains:
- the LOC128209975 gene encoding uncharacterized protein LOC128209975 gives MAYRARKLTRPPVTAENIAIIQQQIETELSSQNGRPNVLNGRVKSSCAGSGSSGSVKDVKYEFQYVGNDTERSDNYMYSFKAFPVRKRDFESGRSNSRELDFESSISNLNLNDGVVGDEDDAKVPPRVQSAKLERKAAPVSAISRPKSATDGVSCTGSHHVTIYEGVGNSHDIKPIAGILKHRDGQIVTNLRNRKVSTVSKSSSHVHLRESGPARKVSTMSRASRISKQDDDCETSQRKISTMSGLSHHGTESQDNGRTSRQSVFEKRKSVCYDPVLEKATAFIHRSGKNFSQANTTLSGMQNLQMSYTETNLETNQSLIFLDLLKTSSMKSHIRGSQIRSIERRLEWKRKNPLYSTTFYEHKHVPDPYRRGVKKTARSAAQKKLERKEKIKQLSDEIHTGYVPTQFTMKIADRPEVVDIGRNCRYLRSRIPSPDIPEVSTPETSIPVD, from the coding sequence ATGGCCTATCGCGCTCGGAAACTAACGCGACCGCCGGTTACCGCGGAAAATATAGCTATAATTCAACAGCAGATTGAAACTGAGTTATCGTCACAGAATGGACGACCGAACGTCCTGAACGGGCGTGTGAAATCTAGCTGCGCGGGTAGCGGGAGTTCTGGTAGTGTTAAAGATGTCAAGTATGAGTTTCAGTATGTTGGAAATGACACGGAGAGAAGTGACAACTATATGTACAGCTTCAAAGCTTTCCCAGTGCGTAAACGTGATTTCGAATCAGGACGTTCTAATTCCAGGGAGCTTGATTTTGAATCAAGTATATCGAATTTGAACTTAAACGATGGTGTTGTTGGTGATGAAGACGACGCAAAAGTACCTCCTCGTGTCCAGTCAGCGAAATTGGAAAGAAAGGCTGCACCTGTGTCCGCTATATCCAGGCCTAAATCTGCTACAGATGGAGTCAGTTGCACAGGTAGCCATCATGTAACAATATATGAAGGAGTTGGTAATTCGCATGATATCAAGCCAATAGCTGGTATTTTGAAGCATAGAGATGGACAGATTGTGACTAATTTGAGGAATAGAAAAGTCAGTACCGTTAGTAAATCTTCCAGCCATGTGCATTTACGCGAGTCAGGACCAGCTCGGAAAGTGAGTACAATGAGTAGGGCGAGTAGAATATCAAAACAGGACGATGACTGTGAAACTTCTCAAAGAAAAATAAGCACAATGAGTGGATTATCTCACCATGGTACAGAATCTCAGGACAACGGTCGAACCTCGCGGCAGTCCGTATTTGAGAAGAGAAAATCAGTGTGCTACGACCCTGTGTTAGAAAAGGCTACGGCGTTTATACACAGGAGTGGAAAGAATTTTAGTCAAGCAAATACTACCCTGTCTGGTATGCAAAACTTACAAATGAGTTACACGGAAACGAATCTGGAAACTAACCAGAGTTTGATATTCTTAGaccttttaaaaacatcttCTATGAAGTCCCACATTCGAGGTTCACAGATTAGGTCGATTGAGCGTAGACTGGAATGGAAACGGAAGAATCCGCTATACTCGACAACTTTCTACGAACACAAGCACGTGCCGGACCCGTACCGCAGGGGTGTCAAGAAAACGGCCCGCTCCGCCGCCCAGAAAAAGCTGGAACGGAAGGAGAAAATCAAGCAGCTGTCGGACGAGATTCATACCGGATATGTGCCAACGCAGTTCACCATGAAGATCGCGGACCGGCCGGAAGTGGTGGACATTGGCCGGAACTGTCGCTACCTCCGCAGTCGGATACCTTCACCGGATATTCCCGAGGTTTCAACGCCAGAGACAAGCATTCCGGTGGACTAA